The following is a genomic window from Mauremys mutica isolate MM-2020 ecotype Southern chromosome 4, ASM2049712v1, whole genome shotgun sequence.
TGAAGAGGAGCAAGAATTCACTGTCAACTTGGATGATGGTGGCAAGGATCATGTGGTGATAGGCAAAACCCATGACAGCATCTACAAAGCCCTGACGGCGCAAGCAGACATCCGTGCTCTGTTGGACAAAGAGAAGGGCAAAGAGATACACCTACTGGGGAAAAAAGGGATTGAGGGGTATGTTAACTTAGGGATGCCTCTCCAGTACATTCCTGAGAATTCCCACTTTGAAATGAAATTTTACAAAGTGAATAGGAATCCAAAAGAAGGCGTGGTGGGATACCGTCAGTTTGAGAGCAAGGGAAAGAAATGTGTAATATTTTACGTCTCCTCTTTTGGCAGTAGATTGGAGAATAATGCTCGATACAGAATTATTTGGTGCCGGCAGCTTATTAAAGACCTGAGCAAGTTGTGTGTCTTTGCTCCAGAAGGGGAGACCATCAAGGATGCCTTATGCAAAGATGGCCGGTTTCATTCTTGCCTGGAGGAAAAAGAGTGGAAGTTGGTGGAGAACGGAAAGTACAGAATTAGCGATCACTGTGTTGATAATCTAGCTAACAGGTCATTTGATGTGCTGGTTAAAACTAAGCAACCTCCCAAGGCCAGGGATTGTTCAAGGAATGACCAATCCTGCATGGCCTCCGATAAGGGGCAGGGGAAGACTTACCATTACTTTAAACATATTATCCTGGACCTGTATCCTGACTTGAAGAAACAAAGTAAAGTGATTGACGAGCTCTTTgcaaaagcctttgcaaaagcCTTGGAGGAAGGGAAATCGAAGCTTTCTGTGTTCAAACTGTACAGGGAGAACTTTGGGAAGGAGACTAAGAACTCCACTCTTATTAAGGTGCACAAACGTCTTGGTGTTCTCAGTGACTCTGTGGGGTTTATAGAGTGGGCCAACAATGGAAATAATGGCTCTGCCACTTGCTTTGTCTTGCATGATAAGTACGTACTCACCTGTCATCATGTGGTAGGGGATATTGTTGGTAAAGGAGTGGAGGAGAAGGACTGGGGGTCGATAATCAGTCACTCTGCCCGTGTGACTTTCTCTTATGAAGATAAACACCCAAAGGAAAACAGGTGGTTTTCGCTAGCTCCTTGGTTTGAAATATCTGACAGGGATCTTGATTTTGCTGTCCTGAAACTGGAAGGAGATAGAAGCTCGTTCCCAGTAGGTCTAGTGCAATTTTCTCACCCATTGCCATTTAATGGTCTAATCTATATAATTGGCCACCCGGATGGGCAAGCGAAATCTGCAGATGGCTGTACTGTGGTCTCTGTATTTGAGCGGAAACAGGAGTGTCATTGTCGTATCCAGCATGGTCAGAAGGTATGCAACTGTGTCAGAAGTGGCTCAGAGGACAGGCAGTGCATTCACATGTTCACCCAAAGAAGTTTCCAGGATGTGATCAACAATCCCAATGTAGTCACCTATGACACCAGCTTCTTCTTCGGATCTTCTGGCTCACCGGTGTTCAATGCAGATGGCCAGCTGGTGGCCATGCACGCCGCTGGTTATAAATATGAAAAGAATAAGCAGCTGCACAGCGTTGTTGAGTTTGGCTTTTCCATGGTGGCCATCCTTGCAGCAATTAAAAAGAAGTATAAAGCCTGGTATGAGTCTGAGCTCCCCCCCTGTGGAAGATGCTAGGTCTTGTCGTGGTGAGCATGAGGATTTCACCAGTGCTTACACCAAtgactcaggctgtggctacacttgcacttcaaagcgctgccgcggcagcgctttgaagcgctaagtgtagtcaaagcgccagcgctgggagagagctctcccagcgctgtctgtactccacctccctgtggggattaacgtacagcgctgggagccgcgctcccagcgctggggctttgaccacactggcgctttgcagcgccgcaatttgcagcgctggagagggtgttttttcacaccctgctgcagcgctgcaaatttgcaagtgtagccaaagccttagaaaTGGAAACCTTGGAATAAAATCTCCAACTTTGAGAGTCTCCCGAACGCACTCAGTGCATTTCACCCTTCATGTTGATCTCCATGCTTTGAAGTCTCCATTATTCCTGACATGAACTTTCTTTGGTTGGTGATTTCCTACCAACTGCAATCTAGTTATACCCCTTTCTGCTTTATTATTCTTATTGAAATGCCTAGTGACAAACCTTgaaataactttttatttttaatgaaaggtgGTTAGTGTGATGGGGTCAGTACCTTGAGTGTGGGATTCTTTCATAAGAAATGCATAATCTTTGGACTTTGAAAGGCTGAGCTAGAGGGAGGAGTGGTTTTACAAATATCAACCATTCTTAAAATATAATggttataaatataaatataaagacaaattatataaatatataatacaaatattctatactgttttttaaaaatacaaaagctaCTTTAATGTCACATTAAATTAGCACTGTTTGAAAACGGTCAAAGGATTCCACATTAACTTGCCCCCCTGCCCCTTGTGCAAGATGTGTATTTTGTTATGCATTGAACAGATAACAATTACATTGAATAATGGCCACAGAGGGCCTGCTTTTTTTTGAAGTTACTGGGAATGGACCTttgaagaaaagaggaaaaaaatactaCATATATGCAGTATGGCAGAGGTAACACTATTGTAGAAGCCTTCATTTTTTGCCTTGTCTGACTGATTCTTAACTTCATTATTGCATTAATGTGGccttttgtatttaatttccctTTCTCTCTTTAAAAAGGGGGGCTGGGTGGAAGCCAGAGAAACGCTTCTACTGAAACCATTGGGAGTTGTTGTAAGTTCTACACAGTTGCCACTATTAATTGCACTCTCCTTGAAATATGCAAGTGATCTGGTACCCTTGAAATGTACAGAAAgccagaagatctgggttcaattcccagcaagGTCATATACTTCCAAAGtggccttgggcatgtcacttaatctctctatgggtatggctacactataaaattaggtcgattttatagaagtcgatttttagacattgattttatacagtcgattgcatatgtccccactaagcCCATGAAGTCGGCAGAGTGCTtcctcactactgtggctagccATCAGCTtatggagcagtgcactgtgggtagctatcccacagttcccgcagtctccactgcccatttgaattctgggttaagctccaaatgcctgatggggcaaaaacattgtcactg
Proteins encoded in this region:
- the LOC123370182 gene encoding serine protease FAM111A-like is translated as MGPKKQAVGKKPSQKEKSGSDGNIRKYFTPNEKNKQNSPLKNPPPKRKRSVNSTSPLGDTSKRQTRESLLISKKSTEEEQEFTVNLDDGGKDHVVIGKTHDSIYKALTAQADIRALLDKEKGKEIHLLGKKGIEGYVNLGMPLQYIPENSHFEMKFYKVNRNPKEGVVGYRQFESKGKKCVIFYVSSFGSRLENNARYRIIWCRQLIKDLSKLCVFAPEGETIKDALCKDGRFHSCLEEKEWKLVENGKYRISDHCVDNLANRSFDVLVKTKQPPKARDCSRNDQSCMASDKGQGKTYHYFKHIILDLYPDLKKQSKVIDELFAKAFAKALEEGKSKLSVFKLYRENFGKETKNSTLIKVHKRLGVLSDSVGFIEWANNGNNGSATCFVLHDKYVLTCHHVVGDIVGKGVEEKDWGSIISHSARVTFSYEDKHPKENRWFSLAPWFEISDRDLDFAVLKLEGDRSSFPVGLVQFSHPLPFNGLIYIIGHPDGQAKSADGCTVVSVFERKQECHCRIQHGQKVCNCVRSGSEDRQCIHMFTQRSFQDVINNPNVVTYDTSFFFGSSGSPVFNADGQLVAMHAAGYKYEKNKQLHSVVEFGFSMVAILAAIKKKYKAWYESELPPCGRC